The following are from one region of the Bradyrhizobium sediminis genome:
- a CDS encoding HdeA/HdeB family chaperone, producing MKTTGALLFAAGLLLSAPAHAVVLDLSTMTCKQFVEGSQDEIKMVLTWMDGWYKGDSDEAIIDTDVFVENAKKFGTFCGKNPTVSIVTAAERILGK from the coding sequence ATGAAAACGACGGGTGCGCTGCTGTTTGCCGCCGGCCTCCTGCTTTCGGCGCCGGCCCATGCCGTCGTGCTCGACCTGTCGACCATGACCTGCAAGCAGTTCGTCGAAGGCAGCCAGGACGAAATCAAGATGGTGCTGACCTGGATGGACGGCTGGTACAAGGGCGATTCCGACGAGGCGATCATCGATACCGACGTGTTCGTCGAGAACGCCAAGAAGTTCGGCACTTTCTGCGGCAAGAATCCGACCGTCAGCATCGTCACCGCCGCCGAAAGGATTCTCGGCAAGTGA
- the gcvT gene encoding glycine cleavage system aminomethyltransferase GcvT has translation MLAREAETPLKTTPLHALHAACGGKMVPFAGYDMPVQFAAGVLREHLHTRKSAGLFDVSHMGQIALRAKSGRVEDAARALERLVPQDIVAVAPGRQRYAQFTNEAGGILDDLMVANFGSHLFLVVNAACKAEDEAHLRAQLSDDCIIEPLGDRALIALQGPKAESALAKLCPDVTAMRFMDAGPRRVDNIDCFVSRSGYTGEDGFEISVPAERAEALAKALLADSDVLPIGLGARDSLRLEAGLCLYGHDIDTTTTPVEGALEWSIQKSRRHGGTRAGGFPGADKILAQLEQGAPRRRVGLRPEGRAPVREGALLFASEASSEPIGAVTSGGFGPSLNAPVAMGYLPSSQAATGTLVFAELRGARLPLRVAAMPFVPNTYKR, from the coding sequence ATGCTTGCGCGCGAAGCCGAGACGCCACTGAAAACCACTCCCCTGCATGCGCTGCATGCCGCCTGCGGCGGCAAAATGGTGCCGTTCGCGGGCTACGACATGCCCGTGCAGTTCGCCGCCGGCGTGCTCAGGGAACACCTACATACCCGCAAGTCTGCCGGCCTGTTCGACGTCTCGCATATGGGCCAGATCGCGCTGCGGGCGAAATCCGGCCGGGTCGAGGATGCGGCCAGGGCGCTGGAGCGGCTGGTGCCGCAGGATATCGTCGCGGTTGCGCCGGGCCGCCAGCGCTACGCGCAGTTCACCAATGAAGCGGGCGGCATCCTCGACGACCTGATGGTGGCGAATTTCGGCAGCCACCTGTTCCTGGTGGTCAACGCCGCCTGCAAGGCCGAGGACGAGGCGCATCTGCGCGCGCAGCTTTCGGACGACTGCATCATCGAACCGCTCGGCGATCGCGCGCTGATCGCGCTGCAGGGTCCGAAGGCCGAATCGGCCCTGGCCAAATTGTGCCCGGACGTAACGGCGATGCGGTTCATGGACGCCGGACCGCGGCGCGTCGACAACATCGACTGCTTCGTCTCGCGCTCGGGCTACACCGGCGAGGACGGTTTCGAGATTTCGGTTCCGGCCGAGCGGGCGGAAGCCCTGGCCAAGGCACTGCTGGCAGACAGCGACGTGCTGCCGATCGGCCTCGGCGCCCGCGACAGCCTGCGGCTGGAGGCCGGGCTTTGCCTCTACGGCCACGACATCGACACCACGACCACGCCGGTCGAGGGCGCGCTGGAATGGTCAATCCAGAAGAGCCGCCGCCATGGCGGCACGCGCGCCGGCGGCTTTCCGGGCGCGGACAAAATTCTGGCGCAGCTCGAACAAGGCGCCCCGCGCCGCCGGGTCGGGTTGAGGCCGGAGGGCCGCGCGCCGGTGCGTGAAGGCGCGCTTTTATTCGCCAGTGAGGCGTCCTCCGAACCGATCGGCGCGGTCACCTCGGGCGGCTTCGGCCCCAGCCTCAATGCGCCGGTCGCGATGGGCTACCTGCCGTCGTCGCAGGCGGCCACGGGCACGCTGGTGTTCGCCGAGTTGCGCGGCGCCCGGCTGCCGCTGCGGGTCGCCGCCATGCCCTTCGTTCCCAACACTTACAAGCGCTGA
- a CDS encoding PilZ domain-containing protein, whose amino-acid sequence MDEKRTSPRHRVLKAGTIEFHGGGIDCMVRNLSAAGAALDVTSPVGIPAHFTLFTDGSPHHCHVIWRKEKRIGVAFD is encoded by the coding sequence ATGGACGAGAAGCGGACTTCCCCACGGCACCGCGTCTTGAAGGCCGGAACGATCGAGTTCCACGGCGGTGGGATCGATTGCATGGTCCGCAATCTATCGGCTGCGGGCGCGGCTCTCGACGTGACCAGTCCGGTCGGCATCCCCGCGCATTTCACGCTGTTCACCGATGGCTCGCCGCACCACTGCCACGTCATCTGGCGCAAGGAAAAACGGATCGGTGTCGCGTTCGACTAA
- the recA gene encoding recombinase RecA, producing MAAPTTALRIVEGSSMDKTKALSAALSQIERQFGKGSVMKLGKNDRSMDVETISSGSLGLDIALGVGGLPKGRVVEIYGPESSGKTTLALHTVAEGQKKGGICAFIDAEHALDPVYARKLGVNIDELLISQPDTGEQALEICDTLVRSGAVDVLVVDSVAALVPRAELEGEMGDALPGLQARLMSQALRKLTASINKSNTMVIFINQIRMKIGVMYGSPETTTGGNALKFYASVRLDIRRIGAIKERDEVVGNQTRVKVVKNKLAPPFKQVEFDIMYGEGVSKMGEILDLGVKAGIVEKSGAWFSYDSQRLGQGRENSKAFLKANPDMTAKIEAAIRQNSGLIAEQILAGSPERDADGDEPAED from the coding sequence ATGGCCGCGCCCACCACCGCCCTGCGTATCGTCGAAGGATCCTCAATGGACAAAACCAAGGCCCTGTCCGCCGCGCTCTCCCAGATCGAGCGCCAGTTCGGCAAGGGCTCGGTGATGAAGCTGGGCAAGAACGACCGCTCGATGGACGTCGAGACCATTTCTTCGGGTTCGCTCGGCCTCGATATCGCGCTCGGCGTCGGCGGCCTGCCGAAGGGACGGGTGGTCGAAATCTACGGGCCGGAGTCCTCCGGCAAGACCACGCTGGCGCTGCACACGGTGGCCGAAGGCCAGAAGAAGGGCGGCATCTGCGCCTTCATCGACGCCGAACACGCGCTCGATCCGGTCTATGCCCGCAAGCTCGGGGTCAACATCGACGAACTCCTGATCTCGCAGCCCGACACCGGCGAGCAGGCGCTGGAAATCTGCGACACTCTGGTGCGCTCCGGCGCGGTCGACGTGCTGGTGGTCGATTCGGTGGCGGCGCTGGTGCCGCGCGCCGAGCTCGAGGGCGAGATGGGCGACGCGCTGCCCGGCCTGCAGGCCCGTTTGATGAGCCAGGCGCTGCGCAAGCTCACCGCCTCGATCAACAAGTCCAACACCATGGTGATCTTCATCAACCAGATCCGGATGAAGATCGGCGTGATGTACGGCTCGCCGGAAACCACCACCGGCGGCAACGCGCTGAAATTCTACGCCTCGGTCCGCCTCGACATCCGCCGCATCGGCGCCATCAAGGAGCGCGACGAGGTGGTCGGCAACCAGACCCGCGTCAAGGTGGTGAAGAACAAGCTGGCGCCGCCGTTCAAGCAGGTCGAATTCGATATTATGTACGGCGAGGGCGTCTCCAAGATGGGCGAAATCCTCGACCTCGGCGTCAAGGCCGGCATCGTCGAGAAGTCCGGCGCCTGGTTCTCCTATGACAGTCAGCGATTGGGCCAGGGCCGCGAGAATTCGAAGGCGTTCCTCAAGGCCAATCCCGACATGACCGCGAAGATCGAGGCGGCGATCCGCCAGAACTCCGGCCTGATCGCCGAGCAGATTCTGGCCGGCAGTCCCGAGCGCGACGCCGACGGTGACGAGCCGGCGGAGGATTGA
- a CDS encoding Crp/Fnr family transcriptional regulator, translating into MATPVDIGLPSDNKLLAALPRHDFDRLLPHLSSVSLPQALVLGEAGDEVDQIYFPHNGMLSLLTVLRDGKAIETATVGREGVVGAMAGLGLYKSLVRVVVQMPMACSRIAATHFRTVAATSEPIRNLCIRYNEVLLSQARVTAACNALHSIEARFCRWLLQSADHAGSDTVALTQEFLAEMLGVRRTSVTEVASKVQAAGAIRYSRGVIRILDRAALLRLSCECYETLLDQSAALA; encoded by the coding sequence GTGGCAACGCCCGTCGACATCGGCCTTCCCTCTGACAACAAACTGCTCGCCGCGCTGCCGCGCCATGATTTCGATCGGCTGCTTCCGCACCTGTCGTCGGTGTCTCTGCCGCAGGCGCTCGTGCTGGGCGAAGCCGGCGATGAGGTCGACCAGATCTACTTTCCCCATAACGGCATGCTGTCGCTGCTCACCGTGCTGCGCGACGGCAAGGCGATCGAGACCGCAACCGTCGGCCGCGAAGGCGTGGTCGGCGCGATGGCCGGGCTCGGCCTGTACAAGTCGCTGGTTCGCGTCGTGGTGCAGATGCCGATGGCCTGCAGCAGGATCGCCGCCACCCATTTCCGGACCGTCGCCGCTACCAGCGAACCCATCCGCAATCTCTGCATCCGCTACAATGAGGTGCTGCTGTCGCAAGCGCGGGTGACGGCTGCCTGCAACGCGCTGCACTCGATCGAGGCCCGGTTCTGCCGCTGGCTGCTGCAGAGCGCCGACCACGCGGGCAGCGACACCGTCGCGCTGACGCAGGAATTTCTCGCGGAAATGTTGGGAGTGCGGCGCACCTCGGTGACTGAAGTTGCGAGCAAGGTGCAGGCCGCAGGCGCGATCCGCTATTCGCGGGGCGTGATCAGGATCCTGGACCGGGCCGCACTGCTGCGGTTGTCCTGCGAGTGCTACGAGACGCTGCTCGATCAGTCGGCCGCGCTGGCTTGA
- the alaS gene encoding alanine--tRNA ligase → MSGVNEIRSTFLKFFADNGHEIVPSSPLVPRNDPTLMFTNAGMVQFKNVFTGVEKRPYQRATTSQKCVRAGGKHNDLDNVGYTARHHTFFEMLGNFSFGDYFKDRAIELAWNLVTKEFGLPKDKLTATVYVDDDEAFNLWKKIAGLPESRIIRIAGSDNFWQMGDTGPCGPCSEIFYDHGDKIWGGPPGSAEQDGDRFIEIWNLVFMQYEQLEGGVRNLLPKPSIDTGAGLERVAAVLQGQHDNYDIDLFVALIRAIAELTGADPKGEQKASLRVIADHLRASSFLIADGVLPSNEGRGYVLRRIMRRAMRHAQLLGAKDPLMHRLVWALVREMGQAYPELVRAENLIEETLRLEETRFRKTLERGLTILEEKSESLKKGDMFDGDTAFTLYDTYGFPLDLTQDALRHRGISVDLASFTDAMDRQRAKARAAWAGSGDTASENVWFPLREKLGATEFLGYETETAEGVVAALVKDGNDVESLKAGESGAVVLNQTPFYAESGGQVGDTGVMTGEGVRFRVTDTQKKAGDLFVHLGQVEQGTLKPGTALALEVDHIRRSSIRAHHSATHLLHEALRQVLGDHIAQRGSLVAPDRLRFDFVHPKPITQDELVRIEDIANEVVLENEEVVTRLMAVDDARDAGARALFGEKYGDEVRVVSMGRQAREHGSNALGWSVELCGGTHVRRTGDIGLISVTGESAVASGVRRIEALTGRHARKHANDSIALAKSAAGELRTSIDEMPARIAALMEERKKLERDLSDARKKLAMGGGASGSNGAAAAAGVREIGNVKLMARAVEGIEMKDLKSLADDGKKQLGSGVVAIVGVTGDGKAGVVVGVTSDLTSRFNAVDLVKIASEALGGKGGGGRPDMAQAGGPDGAKAGAALSAIEKAMGSA, encoded by the coding sequence ATGAGCGGCGTTAACGAGATCAGGTCGACTTTTCTGAAATTCTTTGCCGACAACGGCCACGAGATCGTGCCGTCGTCGCCGCTGGTGCCGCGTAACGACCCGACGCTGATGTTCACCAATGCCGGCATGGTGCAATTCAAGAACGTCTTCACCGGCGTCGAAAAGCGGCCGTATCAGCGCGCCACCACCTCACAGAAATGCGTGCGCGCCGGCGGCAAGCACAACGATCTGGACAATGTCGGCTACACCGCCCGGCATCACACCTTCTTCGAGATGCTCGGCAACTTCTCCTTCGGCGACTATTTCAAGGATCGCGCCATTGAGCTCGCCTGGAATCTCGTCACCAAGGAATTCGGCCTGCCGAAGGACAAGCTGACGGCGACCGTCTATGTCGACGACGACGAGGCCTTCAATCTCTGGAAGAAGATCGCCGGCCTGCCGGAGTCCCGCATCATTCGCATCGCGGGCTCGGACAATTTCTGGCAGATGGGCGATACCGGTCCGTGCGGGCCGTGCTCGGAAATCTTCTACGACCACGGCGACAAGATCTGGGGCGGCCCTCCGGGCTCGGCCGAGCAGGACGGCGACCGCTTCATCGAGATCTGGAATCTCGTGTTCATGCAATACGAGCAGCTCGAAGGTGGCGTGCGCAATCTGCTGCCGAAGCCATCGATCGACACCGGCGCGGGGCTGGAACGCGTCGCCGCCGTGTTGCAGGGCCAGCATGACAATTACGACATCGACCTGTTCGTCGCGCTGATCCGCGCCATCGCGGAACTGACCGGCGCCGATCCGAAGGGCGAGCAGAAGGCCTCGTTGCGCGTGATCGCCGACCATCTGCGCGCGTCGTCGTTCTTGATTGCCGACGGCGTGCTGCCCTCGAACGAGGGCCGCGGCTACGTGCTGCGCCGGATCATGCGCCGCGCCATGCGCCACGCGCAGTTGCTCGGCGCCAAGGACCCGCTGATGCATCGGCTGGTCTGGGCCCTGGTGCGCGAGATGGGCCAGGCCTATCCCGAACTGGTGCGCGCCGAAAACCTGATCGAGGAAACCCTGCGGCTGGAAGAGACCCGGTTCCGCAAGACGCTGGAACGCGGCCTGACTATCCTGGAGGAGAAGAGCGAGAGCCTGAAGAAGGGCGACATGTTCGACGGCGATACCGCGTTCACGCTGTACGACACCTATGGCTTCCCGCTCGACCTCACCCAGGACGCGCTGCGCCACCGCGGCATCTCGGTCGACCTCGCCTCCTTCACCGACGCGATGGACCGGCAGCGGGCGAAGGCGCGCGCGGCATGGGCGGGTAGCGGCGATACCGCCAGCGAGAACGTCTGGTTTCCGCTGCGCGAGAAGCTCGGCGCCACGGAGTTTTTGGGCTACGAGACCGAGACCGCCGAAGGCGTGGTCGCGGCGCTGGTGAAGGACGGTAACGACGTTGAGAGCCTGAAGGCGGGCGAGAGCGGCGCCGTCGTCCTGAACCAGACGCCGTTCTATGCGGAGTCCGGCGGCCAGGTCGGCGATACCGGGGTCATGACCGGCGAGGGCGTGCGCTTCCGCGTCACCGATACCCAGAAGAAGGCTGGCGATCTCTTCGTGCATCTGGGCCAGGTCGAGCAGGGCACCCTGAAGCCGGGGACAGCGCTGGCGCTCGAAGTCGATCACATCAGGCGCTCGTCGATCCGCGCCCATCACTCCGCGACGCATCTGTTGCACGAAGCGCTGCGCCAGGTGCTCGGCGACCACATCGCCCAGCGCGGCTCGCTGGTGGCGCCGGATCGCCTGCGTTTCGACTTCGTGCATCCGAAGCCGATCACCCAGGACGAACTCGTCCGCATCGAGGACATCGCCAACGAGGTGGTGCTGGAGAATGAAGAGGTCGTCACCCGGCTGATGGCGGTGGATGACGCCCGCGACGCCGGCGCGCGCGCGCTGTTCGGCGAGAAATACGGCGACGAGGTGCGCGTGGTCTCGATGGGCCGGCAGGCCCGCGAGCACGGCAGCAACGCGCTCGGCTGGTCGGTGGAATTGTGCGGCGGCACCCATGTCAGGCGCACCGGCGATATCGGCCTGATTTCGGTGACCGGCGAAAGCGCGGTTGCCTCCGGCGTCCGCCGCATCGAGGCGCTGACCGGACGCCATGCGCGCAAGCACGCCAATGACAGCATTGCGCTGGCGAAATCGGCTGCCGGCGAACTGCGCACTTCGATCGACGAGATGCCGGCGCGCATCGCGGCCTTGATGGAAGAGCGCAAGAAGCTGGAGCGCGACCTGTCGGATGCGCGCAAGAAGCTCGCAATGGGCGGCGGCGCTTCCGGTTCCAACGGAGCGGCGGCTGCCGCGGGTGTCCGCGAGATCGGCAACGTCAAGCTGATGGCGCGCGCGGTCGAAGGCATCGAGATGAAGGATCTCAAGAGCCTCGCCGACGACGGCAAGAAGCAGCTTGGCTCCGGCGTGGTCGCCATCGTCGGCGTCACCGGCGACGGCAAGGCCGGCGTCGTGGTCGGCGTCACCAGCGATCTCACCTCGCGCTTCAACGCGGTCGATCTCGTCAAGATTGCCTCCGAGGCGCTCGGCGGCAAGGGCGGCGGCGGCCGGCCCGACATGGCGCAGGCCGGCGGTCCCGATGGCGCCAAGGCGGGTGCCGCACTATCGGCCATCGAAAAAGCGATGGGCAGTGCCTGA
- the gcvP gene encoding aminomethyl-transferring glycine dehydrogenase, whose amino-acid sequence MTAHRKPAIEPAATFVRRHIGPSPRDIQAMLETVGAKSLGALMAETLPSSIRQKAPLDLGFPLSETEALSHMRELASQNQMFTSLIGQGYSGTVLPAVIQRNILENPAWYTAYTPYQPEISQGRLEALFNFQTMICDLTGLDVANASLLDEATAAAEAMALAERAAQGKTKAFFVDHEVHPQTLAVLRTRAEPLGWQLIVGDPACDLDKAEVFGGLLQYPGTSGAVRDLRPAIAGLRARGALAVVSADLLALTLLASPGELGADIAIGSAQRFGVPMGYGGPHAAYMAVRDALKRSLPGRIVGLSIDSRGQPAYRLALQTREQHIRREKATSNICTAQVLLAVIASMYAVYHGPEGLSHIARTVHRRACILAAGLRQLGFAPQSAAFFDTLTVDAGARTGEIAARALAERINLRLGEGTLGIALDETTSPKDVEAVWRAFGGKLAYAEVEAGAREALPAELKRATAFLTHPVFHAHRSETELLRYMRKLSDRDLALDRAMIPLGSCTMKLNATTEMIPLTWPEFAALHPFAPRGQAEGYHALFHRLERWLCEITGYDAVSLQPNSGAQGEYAGLLAIRGYHAARGEPHRKVCLIPSSAHGTNPASAHMAGMEVVVVACDSRGDVDVADLRAKAEKHSQDLAAIMITYPSTHGVFEEHISEICDIVHGHGGQVYLDGANLNAQVGLSRPGDYGADVSHLNLHKTFCIPHGGGGPGMGPIGVRAHLAPFLPGDPDSAAPSAVGPVSAAAFGSASILTISYIYILLMGGEGLTRATEMAILNANYIANRLDPHFPVLYRNAKGRVAHECIVDPRPLKTSSGVTVDDIAKRLIDYGFHAPTMSFPVPGTLMIEPTESESKAEIDRFCDAMIAIRQEIAEIESGRWKVEASPLRHAPHTVHDIADDLWQRAYSRAEGCFPAGTSRSDKYWSPVGRVDNVYGDRNLVCSCPPVADYAEAAE is encoded by the coding sequence ATGACCGCGCACCGCAAACCCGCCATTGAGCCCGCCGCCACCTTCGTGCGCCGCCACATCGGCCCCTCGCCCCGCGACATCCAGGCGATGCTGGAGACCGTGGGCGCCAAGAGCCTCGGCGCGTTGATGGCCGAGACCCTGCCATCATCGATCCGGCAAAAGGCGCCGCTCGATCTCGGCTTCCCCTTGAGCGAGACCGAGGCGCTGTCGCATATGCGCGAGCTGGCGTCGCAGAACCAGATGTTCACCTCGTTGATCGGGCAAGGCTATTCCGGCACGGTGCTGCCGGCGGTGATCCAGCGCAACATCCTGGAGAACCCGGCCTGGTACACGGCCTACACGCCGTATCAGCCCGAAATCAGCCAGGGCCGGCTGGAGGCGCTGTTCAACTTCCAGACCATGATCTGCGACCTCACCGGGCTCGACGTCGCCAATGCCTCGCTGCTGGATGAAGCCACTGCCGCTGCGGAAGCGATGGCGCTGGCCGAGCGCGCCGCGCAAGGCAAGACCAAAGCCTTCTTCGTCGACCACGAGGTCCACCCGCAGACCCTTGCCGTGCTGCGCACCCGCGCCGAGCCGCTGGGCTGGCAACTGATCGTCGGCGATCCCGCCTGTGATCTCGACAAGGCCGAGGTGTTCGGCGGATTGCTGCAGTATCCCGGCACTTCCGGCGCGGTGCGCGACCTGCGTCCGGCGATCGCGGGGCTGCGTGCCAGGGGCGCGCTGGCCGTGGTCTCCGCTGACCTGCTGGCGCTGACGCTGCTGGCGTCGCCGGGCGAACTCGGCGCCGATATCGCGATCGGATCGGCGCAGCGCTTCGGGGTGCCGATGGGGTATGGCGGACCGCACGCGGCCTATATGGCGGTGCGCGACGCGCTGAAACGCTCGCTGCCCGGCCGCATCGTCGGGTTGTCGATCGATTCGCGGGGGCAGCCCGCCTATCGGCTGGCGCTGCAGACCCGCGAGCAGCACATCCGCCGCGAAAAGGCGACCTCCAACATCTGCACTGCACAGGTGCTGTTGGCGGTCATCGCCTCGATGTATGCGGTCTATCATGGCCCGGAGGGGCTGAGCCACATCGCGCGGACCGTGCATCGCCGCGCCTGCATATTGGCGGCGGGACTGCGCCAGCTCGGCTTTGCGCCGCAATCGGCGGCCTTCTTCGACACCCTGACGGTCGACGCCGGCGCCAGAACCGGGGAAATCGCCGCCCGCGCGCTGGCGGAAAGGATCAACCTGCGGCTCGGCGAGGGCACGCTCGGGATCGCGCTGGACGAGACCACGAGCCCGAAAGACGTCGAAGCGGTATGGCGGGCGTTCGGCGGCAAGCTGGCTTACGCGGAAGTCGAGGCCGGCGCCCGCGAGGCGCTGCCAGCGGAGCTGAAGCGGGCGACCGCCTTCCTCACCCATCCGGTGTTTCATGCCCATCGGTCCGAGACCGAACTGTTGCGCTACATGCGCAAGCTCAGCGATCGCGATCTCGCGCTCGACCGCGCCATGATCCCGCTCGGCTCCTGCACCATGAAGCTCAATGCCACGACCGAGATGATCCCGCTGACCTGGCCCGAATTCGCCGCGCTGCACCCGTTCGCGCCGCGCGGCCAGGCCGAAGGCTATCACGCGCTGTTCCACCGGCTGGAACGATGGCTGTGCGAGATCACCGGCTATGACGCGGTTTCGCTGCAGCCGAATTCCGGCGCGCAGGGCGAATATGCCGGGCTATTGGCGATCCGCGGCTACCACGCCGCCCGCGGCGAGCCGCACCGCAAGGTCTGCCTGATCCCCTCCTCGGCGCACGGCACCAACCCGGCCTCCGCCCATATGGCGGGCATGGAGGTCGTGGTGGTCGCCTGCGACAGCAGGGGCGATGTCGATGTGGCCGATTTGCGCGCCAAGGCGGAAAAGCATTCACAAGACCTCGCCGCAATCATGATCACCTACCCCTCTACCCACGGGGTGTTCGAGGAGCATATAAGCGAGATCTGCGACATCGTGCATGGCCACGGCGGGCAGGTCTATCTCGACGGCGCCAACCTCAATGCCCAGGTCGGGCTGTCGCGGCCCGGCGACTACGGCGCCGACGTCAGCCATCTCAATTTGCACAAGACCTTCTGCATCCCCCATGGCGGCGGCGGTCCCGGCATGGGTCCGATCGGGGTCCGGGCGCATCTCGCCCCGTTCCTGCCGGGTGATCCGGATAGCGCGGCGCCCTCGGCGGTCGGGCCGGTGTCGGCGGCGGCGTTCGGCTCGGCGTCGATCCTGACCATCTCCTACATCTACATCCTGTTGATGGGCGGCGAAGGCCTGACCCGCGCCACCGAAATGGCGATCCTCAATGCCAATTACATCGCGAACCGGCTCGATCCGCACTTCCCGGTGCTGTACCGCAACGCCAAAGGCCGGGTCGCCCATGAATGCATCGTCGACCCCCGCCCGCTGAAGACTTCCAGCGGCGTCACCGTCGACGACATCGCCAAGCGGCTGATCGACTACGGCTTCCATGCGCCGACTATGAGTTTCCCGGTGCCGGGCACGCTGATGATCGAGCCGACCGAATCCGAATCGAAAGCCGAGATCGACCGCTTCTGCGACGCCATGATCGCGATCCGGCAGGAGATCGCCGAGATCGAGTCCGGCCGCTGGAAGGTCGAGGCCTCGCCACTGCGCCACGCCCCGCACACCGTGCACGACATCGCCGACGATCTGTGGCAGCGGGCCTACAGCCGCGCCGAGGGTTGCTTCCCGGCCGGCACCTCGCGCTCCGACAAATACTGGTCGCCAGTCGGCCGGGTCGACAACGTCTATGGCGACCGCAACCTCGTCTGCTCCTGCCCGCCGGTGGCGGATTACGCAGAGGCGGCGGAGTGA
- a CDS encoding PaaI family thioesterase, whose amino-acid sequence MQHQQHPRKFDIEEARRVLGDVFAPWVQDLNLSIEGIDYEPPQTAAAGWQPGAILRMPFSERLCRNGGIVCGQALMAFADTAMVIANLAANRGYRPMTTVDQTTHFMRAATASDVLADARVVRMGRTMSFGHVTLSSAHDNKPVAMVSSAFAMLT is encoded by the coding sequence ATACAGCACCAGCAGCACCCGAGGAAATTCGATATCGAGGAAGCCAGGCGCGTGCTCGGCGATGTGTTTGCGCCGTGGGTGCAGGATCTCAACCTCTCGATCGAGGGCATCGATTATGAGCCGCCGCAGACTGCCGCCGCCGGCTGGCAGCCGGGTGCGATCCTGCGCATGCCCTTCTCCGAGCGGCTGTGCCGGAACGGCGGTATTGTCTGCGGCCAGGCGCTGATGGCGTTCGCCGACACCGCGATGGTGATTGCCAACCTCGCGGCCAACCGCGGCTACCGGCCGATGACGACGGTCGACCAAACCACGCATTTCATGCGGGCCGCGACCGCGTCCGACGTGCTGGCGGACGCGCGGGTGGTCCGCATGGGCCGCACCATGAGCTTTGGCCATGTCACCCTGTCCAGCGCCCACGACAACAAGCCGGTGGCGATGGTATCGAGCGCTTTCGCGATGCTGACATAG
- a CDS encoding PilZ domain-containing protein produces MSEHITERRAAQRFRVLKGGAIAFDGSGIITCTVRNLSPNGAAVDLASCVSLPSSFMLVIEKDQFIRRCHAVWSHDRRIGLAFD; encoded by the coding sequence ATGAGCGAGCACATCACAGAGAGGAGAGCGGCGCAGCGATTCCGGGTGCTGAAGGGCGGCGCCATCGCATTCGATGGCAGCGGCATCATCACCTGCACCGTGCGCAATCTGTCGCCGAACGGCGCCGCGGTCGACCTCGCCAGCTGCGTCAGCCTGCCGTCATCGTTCATGCTGGTGATCGAAAAAGACCAGTTCATCCGCCGCTGCCACGCGGTCTGGAGCCACGACAGGCGGATCGGCCTCGCCTTCGACTAG
- the gcvH gene encoding glycine cleavage system protein GcvH, which yields MTTLYTADHEWLRIEGDVATVGVTDYAQSQLGDVVFVELPKIGRSLKKAEAAAVVESVKAASDVYAPISGEVLEVNDALAAEPALVNSDAAGKAWFFKVKISDKSELGGLMDEAAYKAHTA from the coding sequence ATGACGACCTTGTACACCGCCGACCACGAATGGCTCCGCATCGAGGGCGATGTCGCCACCGTCGGCGTCACCGATTATGCGCAGTCGCAGCTCGGCGACGTCGTGTTCGTCGAACTGCCGAAGATCGGCCGCAGCCTGAAAAAGGCGGAAGCCGCCGCCGTGGTCGAATCGGTGAAGGCCGCCTCCGACGTCTACGCGCCGATTTCCGGCGAAGTGCTCGAGGTCAACGACGCGCTCGCGGCCGAACCGGCGCTGGTCAATTCCGACGCCGCCGGCAAGGCGTGGTTTTTCAAAGTGAAGATATCGGACAAGAGCGAACTCGGCGGCCTGATGGATGAGGCCGCCTACAAGGCACACACGGCGTGA